From Kitasatospora sp. MAP12-44:
CTCTTCTCCAGATTCTGACGGCGTTCGGGTGTGATGGACGACACGGGGGCCATCCTCGGCTCCTGGCGAATCGGCACCGCCGCCGGCACCGGCTGGGGCGCGATCGACGCGACCTGCGCCGGGGGCGCAGGCCGCGGAATGTCCTCGGTTCGCCCGGTCCGGATCGGCTCGGGGTCCGTGTCGTAGTCGTCGTCCGGGTCGTAACCCTGACCGTCGTACGTCTCGTCCTCCACGAGGCCGAGGTAGACCGCCATCTTGCGCATTGCGCCGGCCATGCTCCTGTCCTCCGCTCTGTGGTGGATCGGCCCGTCACCGGCCGGACCCCGCAGCACCGTTGCTCCTTCGAGTACGGTGGGTTCTGCGGGACCGCGGTCCGCCCACGCTCTGTCAGATCACGACTACGTTCAGCCGATAATCCGTCAGTCCGTGCGCGTGGCCGCGAACATACGATCCACGATTGGTTGGCATCCTCAGGACGAATCATTGTTTTGTCCTGATTTGTCCTGCAGTCTGATCTACTACCCGGTGACGTTACCCGAGCGGTGACCGCACTCCGAGCACCGCCGTACCGACGCGTACATGTGTCGCTCCGGCGGCAACAGCCTGCTCAAGGTCTCCACTCATCCCTGCGGAAACCATCGTGGCAGCAGGATGGCTCGCGCGTACGGCGGTTGAGATTTCCGCCAGGCGCGTAAACGCCGCCACCGGATCGCCGGCCAGCGGTCCCGCCAGCGGAGCGACCGTCATCACACCGTCCAGGCGCAGCCCGGGCGTGTCGGCGATCTTGTCCGCCAGGGCGAGGACGTCCTCGGGGGCGACCCCGGCCCGGCCCTCGCCATGCCCGCCCTCCTTGTCGAGCGCGACCTGCACCAGGCAGCCGAGCTCCGGGCGTTCGGCGGCGCGGACGGCCGCGCCCAGCGCCTCGACCAGCCGCGACCGGTCAACCGAGTGGACATGGTGCGCGTAGCGGACCACGGAGCGCACTTTATTCGTCTGCAACTGTCCGACGAAGTGCCAGGTCAGCGGCAGGTCCGCGCAGTCGGCTGCCTTCGGGGCGGCGTCCTGGTCGCGGTTCTCGGCCACCTCGCGGACGCCGAGCGAGGCCAGCAGCCGGGTGTCCGAGGCCGGGTAGGTCTTGGTGACCACGACCAGGGTCACCTCCGAGCTCGGGCGACCGGCCGCGGCGCACGCCGTGTCGATCCGGTGCTGCACGGCGGTCAGTCCGTAGCGCAGCTCCTCCAGCCGGCCCGCCGGGAACTCCTGATCCTGGTGGTTCGTCATCTTGTTCGGTTTCCCACTCACTACTCGTCCGACGCGCGCATCACGCCAAGGTGCCCGCCGCTGGACACCGGGGGTGTCGAGCGGCGGGCACCTTGGCCCTGCAAAAGTATTTCTTATGACCTCAGGTCGCGCCTCGTCGAGCAGGCTGCTACTTGAGGAAGTCCGGCACGTCCAGCTCCTCGGCCGGGGTCTCCACGTAGATCGGCCGGGCCGGCTGCACCTGCGGGGGCACCGGGGTCGGCGCGGTCTCGGTCCGGGTCGAGGAGGACGACGCGGCGCTCTCCTCCGAACGGCCCGTCACCGAGCCCATGCCCCCGTACGGACGGGTGGTCGGACGCTCGGGCGCCGCGGCGGCCGGGGTCGACTTGACCACCGGGTCGCGGACGATGGCCGGCGGCTGCCCGCCGTCGAAGCCCGCGGCGATCACGGTGACCCGCACCTCGTCGCCGAGCGCGTCGTCGATGACCGCACCGAAGATGATGTTGGCCTCGGGGTGGGCGGCCTCGCTGACCAGCTGGGCCGACTCGTTGATCTCGAAGAGGCCGAGGTCGGAGCCGCCGGAGATGGAGAGCAGCACGCCCCGCGCGCCGTCGATCGAGGCCTCGAGCAGCGGGGAGGAGATGGCC
This genomic window contains:
- a CDS encoding YggS family pyridoxal phosphate-dependent enzyme, which produces MTNHQDQEFPAGRLEELRYGLTAVQHRIDTACAAAGRPSSEVTLVVVTKTYPASDTRLLASLGVREVAENRDQDAAPKAADCADLPLTWHFVGQLQTNKVRSVVRYAHHVHSVDRSRLVEALGAAVRAAERPELGCLVQVALDKEGGHGEGRAGVAPEDVLALADKIADTPGLRLDGVMTVAPLAGPLAGDPVAAFTRLAEISTAVRASHPAATMVSAGMSGDLEQAVAAGATHVRVGTAVLGVRSPLG